The nucleotide window ATCTCTAGCCGCCGCACCCCCCTACCCTCGGCAAACGAGCGAGCACGCTCATCACCGATGATGCGGGGCGCCACGAACAAGGCGGCGGCGTCGGCTAGCCCGGAGTCCAGGAACGCCCCGTGCATGGTTGGACCACCCTCGACCAGCACGCGCATTACGCCAAGGCGACCCAGGGCCTTCAGCGCAGACCTGAGGCGCAGCCCGCGCCTAGCGGCCGGCACCGGCTGCAGGCGTACGGCAGCTAGGGAGGTAAGCCGGAGCCTGCGCGACGCGTAGGCGTCAGGCGCATGAAAAATGAGCGTCGAAGCCTCCGGGCCCGAGGCCAGACGGGCGGTGGGCGGCGTGCGCAACCGGCTATCGAGCACGACCCGCAGCGGGTCCGGGCCACGCACGTGACGAACTGTGAGGACGGGGTCATCCACCAGCACGGTGCCGATCCCGACCAGGACTGCGCCGTGGCTGGCTCGCAGTCGATGCGCTTCGCGACGCGCTCGAAGCCCGGTGATCCACTTCGAGTCTCCCGTGCGCGTCGCCATGCGCCCATCGAGCGTCACCGCCGCCTTGAGCGTCACCCAGGGCATGCCGGTGCGCACCAGCTTGGCGAAGTCCGCAACGAGCTCTCTGCAAGGCTCGACCAGGACCCCCGTGCGGACCTGCACTCCCGCCTGCTGCAATCGGGTCGCGCCCCCGAGAGAGTGCCCGGCCGGGTCCTCGCAGCCGGCGACCACCGCGCTGATGCCCGCAGCTACAATGGCGTCCACGCAGGGGCCGGTACGCCCCTGGTGGTTGCAGGGCTCGAGCGTGACGTAGAGGGTCGCCCCCCGCGCACGCCGGCCGGCCCGTTTAAGCGCAACCGCCTCCGCGTGCGGCTCACCCGCACGGCGGTGATGGCCGCGAGCCAGCACTCGCGACCCTCGCGCGACCAAGGCGCCCACATGAGGATTGGGGCCCGGGTGGCCGCGTCGCGCCTCGGCTAGTGCGAGTCGCATCATCGCGACGTCGAGGTCTTGCATTGGACTTCCCTATCGCTCGGATCGCCCCAACAGCTGCTCGAGCTCGTTCATGAACTCGTGGATGTCCTTGAAGCTCCGATACACGCTGGCGAAGCGCACATAGGCCACCTGGTCGACTTCACGCAGCGCCTCCATGACCAGCTGGCCGATCCGGCTCGAAGGCAGCTCCTTTTCCGTGCGATCGACGAGCGACTGCTCGATGCTGTCGACGAGCTCTTCCAGCTGGTCGGAGGATATCGGGCGCTTTTCGCACGCTCGTCGCAGACCCGCCAAGATCTTGATGCGGTCAAATACCTCGCGGCGCCCGTCTTTTTTGACCACGAGAGGCACTGCCTGCTCGACCCGCTCGTAGGTGGTGTAGCGTCGCTGACAACCCTCGCATTCGCGCCTCCGACGCGTTACTTCACCCCCGTGCGAGAGCCGCGAATCGATGACCCTGTTCTCTACAGACGTGCAGAAAGGGCACTTCACTGGCAGGCGACACTAGCCTTCCGCACGGGTCCCGGCAAGGGCTGTGTATCAGCAACGATGGTACCGCCGCCCAGCACCTCGTCCCCCCGATAAACAACCGCAGCCTGACCAGGGGCGATCGCGCGCTGCGCGACCCCGAACCGCACGGAGAACCCCCGCGCGCTGGCCGTGACAACGGCCCCTGCTGGCTCGTGCCGGTGGCGCACCCTCACGTGTGCGGTAAAAGGCTCGGCCGGAGGCGGGGAAAGCCAGGTCGCGGCCGTGGCCTGAAGCGATTTCGTGTAGAGCCCAGCCTCGTCTCCCACAACCACGGTCCGGGTTGCTGGCAAGATGCGCAGCACGTAGCGCGGCTTGCCGCCCGAGATGCCCAAGCCGCGACGCTGTCCCACGGTGAAACGGCTCAGCCCGTCGTGGCGGCCGAGTCGCCGACCCTCGGTGTCCACGATGTCTCCATCCGCCTCAGGGCCTTCGAGACGACCGCGCACGAAGCTGCTCACCTTGCCATCGGGAACGAAACACAGCTGCTGGGAATCGGGTTTGTTCCAGTTGTTCAGTCCGAGACGGAGCGCGTGCTGGCGCGCCTCGTGCTTGGTCATGTCACCCAGCACGAAGCGCATCCGGCGCAGGACATCCTGTTGCACGCCGTAAAGAAAGTAGCTCTGGTCCTTGGTCGAATCGCGCCCGCGTAGCAGGCGCGCCATCCCCGTGGAATCCAGCTCGACACGCGCGTAGTGGCCAGTGGCAAGGCCCGCTGCAGCCCATCGGTCAGCCAGCTCGACCAGTCTAGCCAGCTTGACCTGCCGATTGCAGCCCGAGCACGGGCTGGGGGTCAGTCCGGCGGCGTTGGATCGCACAAACGGATGGACGACCTCGCGCGTGAAGGCGGCTCGCTCGTCGATCACATAGTGCGGGATCGCGAGCTGATCGCACACCCTCCGCGCGTCCTCCCGGTCCTCGGGAGCGCAGCAACGCCCGACCTGCTGATCGCCGTGCGCGTCCCACAGGTGCAGCGTCACCCCGACGAGATCGAACCCACGTTCCTTGAGCAGCGCGGCGGCGACGGACGAGTCCACCCCGCCACTCATGGCCACCAGAACACGCTCGGTCATCGCGCCGCTCGCTGCTGCGAACAGGACTCGGCTGGATACGGCGCCATCGGCGCCACAACCCGGGTGAATGCGCCGACGGCCGCCTGCATATCGCTGCGCTGCGTTTCCGGCCCCAGGCTGAAGCGTAGAGCCGACGCTGCCCGCCAGGGCTCGTCCGGGTACATGGCCCCAACCACCGCCGACGCCCGGACCACTCCCGAGGAACACGCCGCGCCGCTGGCCACGCACACGCCCGCGAGGTCCATGGCCGCAACCAGCTCATCGCTGCGACCCCCCTCGATACTCACGTTAGATACAGTATCAACGCGCAGGTAATCTCCGCCATTGACCTGGGCGCCTCGTCCGAGGAGGTTTGCCTCGAGCTCGTCTCGCAAGCGCCGAATGCGTCCCATCGTTGCCACCCGGTCCTCGATCGCGCTGCAAGCAGCCGCGAAGCCGGCCACGGCGACCAGGTCGGGACTCCCCGCACGACGGCCACGCTCCTGACTTCCGCCCCAGCTCGTGCTGGCGAGCTCGACATTGCGCCGGAGGCATACTGCGCCCGCACCCGGCGGACCTCCGATCTTGTGCGATGCCACGGCTGCGGCAGTGGCGCCTAGCCGGCCGAAATCGAAACGCAGCTTTCCAAGGGCCTGTGTAGCATCGACGAAACTTGGTACCCCCCTTGCGTTGCATCGTTCAAGATAATTCTCGAGTGGCAGCACCGTGCCCGTCTCATGATTGACCCACTGGAGCGCCACCAAATCGACGCCTTGGCCCAAAGCCGCGTCGAATTCGGCCATGTCGGGCGGCCGCCCTCGGGGCAGCTGCAAGGTCGCAACGTCGATCCCCTGCGTCCTTGCCAGATGTTCCAGGCAGCTCGACACGGCGGGGTGCTCGCACGACGTCGTGAGGACGCGCTTCGCGCCTGACCGGCCGTGGCCCCCAAGACCTCGTTGCCCGAAAAGACCGCATTGCCCCAGCAGACCGAGGTTGCACGCCTCGGTACCCCCGGAAGTGAGCACGACGTTGGCCGGTCGCGCTCCGAGCGCCTGAGCGATCTGCTCGCGAGATTCCTCGAGCAGCCTGCGCGCCTGCCGGCCGGCCGCGTGGACACTGGAAGGATTGGCCCATCCGTGCTCCAGCGCCGCCCTCATGGCGGCAGCCACCCGCGGAAGCAAGGGTGTCGCCGCGTGATGATCCAGGTAGACCACGTTGTCTGCTCGGCGGGGTTCGGTGGTGACCGAGGACACGGCAGACGGCGCCGGACCGGCCGCGAGGGCGATCGAGGTCACGCGGTTGAAGGACTAGCACCGGACGCCGGAGCCGGCATCCGCCGCACGCTCATTACCGCTTGCGTCCCGCGCAACATGCGGCCGGCAACGGGCTGCTTCGGGGGGCTCTGGACCTGCACGCTGCCCCCCAGGGCCTCGGCCACTCTGCGAGCGAAGGCCAGGCCAACCCCGACCCCTCCGTACTTGCGGGTTGGCGAACCGTCCACCTGGAAGAAGGCCTCGAAGACCTTGTGCATGTCCTTGGCCGGAATGCCGGGCCCGCTGTCCGCGACCGAGAACAGCAGGCGGTCGTCCGTTGGATCGACCTCGACCGCGATGGCCATTTGACCGCCGCGCGGCGTGAACTTGACCGCGTTGTCCAGAATATGCGCCATGGCTCGGCGCAGCTTGTCCGGGTCCCCGCGCGCTGGCAGCGGCTCCTCGGGTAGCTGCTCGACCACGTCGATCTTGGCCCGCACGCACTTCGAGCGGATCTCATCGAGAGCCCGCGCCGCAACCTGACAGAAATCATAGTCGCGCTCGTACACGTGCATCCGGCCCGTCTCGAGCGTGCTCAGGTCAAGCAGGGTGTCGATCAAACGTTGGAGGCGCTCGGTGCTCTCATGAATCTGCGACAGCGACTTGCGCTGCAGTTGCGTCAGCGGGCCCACCTCTTCGTCAAGCAGCAATCGCAGGTAGCCGACCACCGGCGTCATCGGGGTGGCAAATTCGTGGCTGATGTTGCGCAAGAACTCGCTGCGCAAACGTGCCATCTCCTCCAGTCGTTGATTGGCTTCAGACAGTTCGGCGACCTTGCGCTCGAGACGCTCGGCAAGCTTCTGGCTACGGCTGCGCAACCTGTGACCACGCCGATCGCGCGCCTGCTCCCGGTGCCCCGCCAAAAACCGCCTGATCTGAGCTGGAAACTGGGCGGCGTTGATCGGCTTCGTCAGGAAGCCATCTGCCCCGACCGCCAGGCTGGTCTCACGATCCCCCTCCGCCGTGATGGCCACGATCGGCACGTGCTCGAGCGCGGGTATCCCCCGCAACCGCAAGGTCACTTCGTAGCCGTCGAGGTCTGGAACATTGATGTCCACGAGCACGAGGTCAGGCCGCTGGCTGTCTGCCATACGGATGCCCTGAAGGCCGGTCTCCGCGTCGATGACCTCGTGCCCAGCCGCCCCAAGCAGCTTGCGAACGAGCACCCGGCTGGACCGGTCGTCCTCGATGTGCAGTACGCGCGCCATGCCTAGCTCCCTGGGAGCCCTACGGATTGTACCGTCAAACTGCGCAAGACCGTCACAAATGAACCCAGCGTGAACTTTCGGACAGGGCGTCGCAAGTCGCTTGTACCAGGGGGACACGGTCGGCCGGCGGGACGCCTGAACCCCGAAGCCGGCGGCCGGGCCTGTCCGCGCTGCGCGCCAGCGGGTCGATTCGGCTCGCAGTCAGCTCCGGGAACGAGTACAGCCCGAGCCATGGTCGACAAGCCTGATCAACAGGATTTTTGGCGAGAGGCGCTCCCAGAAGGGCAGCTGAAAACCGCCCTCCGGGCCGCGGCCCTCGAGGGCGGAACACTGGTACGCCACTTGCTGCACGTGGGCCTCACCGAGGACCAGCTCCTGGGCCACTTGCGCAAGGCTGGCTATCAGGGCCCAATCGCGCCGCACCGCCTGCACGGAGACCTGCCGATCCGATTGCCGGTGGAAATGGCGCGGTCGCACCTGGCCATTCCCATCGAAGCAAGCTCGACCGGGATCGTGACCGCCATGGCGGACCCCTCGGACAGTCGAAGCGTCGGCCTGCTCCAGGCAGCGATGGGCATCCCCGTAGTGGCCGTGACCGCCCGCGCCAGCGAGCTGCAAGCCGCGATCGAGCGTCGCTATCGCTCGCCGCTCGGCACAAGCGACCCTACCCCAGCGTCGCAAGTGCAGGCTCCGGCATCGCAGCAGACCCTCGCGAGCCCCACGGCGACGCCCCAGCTGCCCAAGGAGCTTGTGGAAGCGACACCCTATGCCGGGGCGATCGGGGACATCTTCCAGGCTCCCGGGCCGCTACCCCCCCCAACCGAGCTAGACTCGCTCATCGTGGAGCTTCGCACCCTTACCGAGCGCTCCGCGGTGCTGCGGCTGGCTTGCAAGGCGGCCGCCAGCCTGGGCCAGTCCTCCGTGTTTCTCGCCCGACGCTCGGGGGCCCTGATTGGCTGCGAGGGCGTTGGGACCCCCCACGACGCCGCGCGCGCGCTGTGGCTCCCGCTTGAGCTCCCGTCCCTGCTCCGTACGGCGCTGCACTCCTTTTCAACCTACCTTGGCCCACCTGGCCGTGCGCCGGTTGACAACGTTTTCAGGGCGGCCGTCGGCAACCTAGGGGGGGAGCTGCTGATCCACCCGCTGCATGTGGGCGGACGGGTGCTCGGCCTGCTGTGCGTGGACGCAGTCCGTCACGCGGACCTGGCGCTCGAGCGCATCGAAGCCATCGGGGCAGCGATGGTCGAGGCCCTTCAGCGCATCATCGTGCGCGCCAAGTCCAGCAGGTCCGGCCCGCACCACGTCGTCTAGCACAATCACGGGCCCCGAGCCGATGCGACGCAGCCGCATGCTTGCCGCCCGGAGCGGGGTCGGCTACCTCGTCGGTGCGTGCCGCCCACCCGCGAAGCCAGGGGGAGGCCACTAGCCGCTTCAGGTGCTGATTTTCCGGATCAAACGCTTGAGCAGTGGCTGTCCTCGTTCCGAGCCCGCCCCTTGCCAAACCGACGGGGGAGCGGACACGTCGAGACTCCGGATGGAATCAGGCTTGAGCCTCTTTACGCACGTGAGAACGCTGCAAGACCCCTCGCAACAGCCGCGGGCCGAACGCCTTACGGCCGTGGTTTCCGACCTCCACCGCCACGCTGGAGAGGTGCACAGGACTACGACGAGCCCGATCCCGCCGAGGCGCGCAGCCGGTTGCAAGCCGACAGGACGCGTGCGATCACCCGCGCCTACCTGCTGTTCGCCAGGCCCCTGCGCGCAGGGCTGGATCCCGACGCCGCCGAGGCCGGTCAAATGCCGCTGGATGGCCTCACCTGCGCCACCGCCAGCGAGCTGTGCGAGCTGCTCGCGGACAGCCCAGGCGGCCCTGCAGAACCCGAGCCGTTTCACGTGGCGCTTCAGGGCGGCGGAAACGCGCTCGGCCTGGCGGGTGTTCTGATCGCGGCGCAGGGGCTTCGCCCCCCGTCCGGGACCGAGCTGGTCTGCAGCTTCGGCAGCGATCCGCTGACTGCAGCCGCCCGCGACGGGGAGCTGCCTTTTTCGCTCGAGGAGTGCTTCAACCACAGCGCCGCACTGGTTGCCTGGAGCTCGGAGCACGGCAACGCGCGTTGCGTGCAGGTCGACGCTACTGCCTACCACGACGCTGGAGCGGACGCGGTGCTCGAGCTTGGGCTCATGCTCGCCACGGGGGTCTACTACCTGCGAGCCCTGCATGCTCGCGGCGCCGATCCCGCGCATCCCAGCTGCGGTTTCGACCTGCTGCAGGCGCTGGACGCCGATCTCTTCACGGGTGTGGCCAAGCTTCGGGCCGCCCGCCTGTGCTGGTCCGGTGTGCTTCGGGCTTGGGGCCATCCGGAAGCGGCGCGCCACAGCGCGCTTCACGCCCGAGCTTCGCGCCGCATGCTCACGCGCTACGACCCGCTCGTGAACCTGCTGCGGCTAAGCAGCGCCTCTCTTGCCTCGGCCTTCGGCGGCGCCGACTCCATCGCGCTGCCACCCCACGACATTCGGCTCGCGGAGCAAAGCGCGGGAGCTCGACGCTGGGCCTGCGACGTGCCCCTGATCCAACGACTCGAGGCGCACGTCAGCAGGGTTTCGGACCCTGGCGGAGGCGCGTTCTACCTCGAGCACCTGAGCCTGCAGATCGCTCGAGGCGCATGGCGGGTGCTGCAAGAGATCGAGGCCCTGGGTGGAATGGCCAACTGCCTGGTGAGCGGGGAAGTGCAACGACGCGTCGCGCAAGCGCGGGAGAAGCGCCGGGGGCTGTTCGAGACGCTCTCGCTGCGAATCACCGGGATCACCGACCACCCTTGGGCGAGCGAGACCGCCAGCGCGGAACCTGGCGCTGTATCGGACGACCTGCGAAGCGCGACCGCGGCCCGGCTTGCCCGGTTGCTGGGGGCCGGGCGGGCAGCGGCCAGCTTGAACCGGCTACGCGACCGGGCCGGCCCTGCGCTCGTCGAGGCAGCGGCCGAGGCCGCGAGCGCGGGGGCGACCCTGGGCGAAATCGCAGCTGCGATCGGCGCGCGACAAGGCGGCTTTCGAGTGGATCCGCTGGCGCCTCGGCACGACGCGGACGCGTTCGAGATGCTGCGCGATGCCGCCTGGCGAACGGCTCGAGACCGCAAGCGCCCCCGAGCCCTGGTGCTGACGTTGCCCGGTGCCGATCGGAAGCGGGAGGCGTTCGCCACGAACGTGCTGGCCATGGCGCCGTTCGATGTGGCCCAGATGCAGCTCGAGTCGACCTCCTGGCATCGCGCCAGCGCAGCGAGCCCGCGCCGGATCCGCGCCCGGATTACACTGCCACAACGTGCCGCGGTCTTGGTGTGCGCCCAAGCCGCGGGCCTCGACCTTGCCAGCCTGGCTTCCAACCTGCGGGAGGCGGGCGCGGCCGCCGTGGTCTGGGTCGGCCCCGCAAGCGAGGTCGGCGTGGAGCAGCAGGGCGCGTTCGACGCTTTTCTCTACGAGGGCTGCAACGTTTGCCGGCTGCTCGAGCGGCTGCTGCGCAGCACAGGAGCGCGCATATGAGCCGCGTTCCCGACTTCGCACGACTCGCGTTCGACGACTGTGTGACGCCAGGCAGCGCCCCGGTGCCTCAGGCCGAGCCGAGCGAGGTGCCGGGCGTGTGGACAGCCGCACAAGGCATGCACCTGAAGACCGAGTACGGGCCCGACGACCTCGAGGGCATCGGGCACCTGGGGAATCTTCCGGGGGCTCCCCCGTTCGTCAGGGGCCCCTACCCCAGCATGTACCTCGAGCGCCCGTGGACGATACGGCAGTACGCCGGTTTCTCGACCGCCGAAGAAAGCAATGCGTTTTATCGCCGCAATCTCGCCGCAGGGCAAAAGGGCTTGTCCGTGGCCTTCGACCTGCCCACCCATCGCGGCTACGACTCGGACCATCCGCGTGTAGCGAGCGACGTGGGCATGGCTGGAGTCGCTGTCGATAGCATCCAGGACATGCGGCTGTTGTTTCAGGGTATCCCCCTGGATCGGGTCAGCGTCTCCATGACGATGAACGGCGCCGTCTTGCCCATCCTGGCTCTGTACATCGTCGCGGCCGAGGAACAGGGCGTGGCGCAGGGACAGCTCAGTGGGACTATTCAAAACGATATTCTCAAGGAGTTCCTGGTCCGAAACACGTACATCTACCCGCCGGCACCGTCGATGCGCGTAGTGCGTGACATCCTCGCCTACTGCACAGCCAGGATGCCGCGCTTCAATGCGATCAGCGTCTCCGGTTACCACATGCAGGAAGCAGGCGCGACCGCGGATCTCGAGCTTGCCTACACGCTGGCGGACGGCTTGGAGTATCTGCGAGCCGGGCTGGATGCCGGGCTGCACATCGACGACTTTGCGCCCCGATTCTCCTTTTTTTGGGGCGTGGGCATGAACTACTTCATGGAGGTCGCGAAACTCCGCGCGGGCAGACTCCTGTGGGCGCGCATGGTCAAACCGTTCAAGCCCGAGGACCCGAGGTCGCTTACCCTGCGTGCCCACTGCCAGACTTCGGGCTGGAGCCTGACCGCGCAGGATCCCTTCAACAACGTCATTCGCACCTGCGTCGAGGCCGCAGCCGCAGTGCACGGCCACACGCAATCGCTGCACACGAATGCGCTCGATGAAGCTCTGGCGCTGCCCAGCGACTTCAGCGCCCGCATCGCCCGCCAAACCCAGCTGCTGCTACAGCACGAGAGCGGTGCCTGTCGTACGATCGACCCCTGGGGCGGCAGCTACTACGTCGAGCGTCTCACCCACGATCTTGCTGAACGTGCCCTGACACTGATCCAAGAGATCGAGCAGCTCGGAGGCATGACCCGTGCCATAGAAAGCGGAGTCCCGCACGCGCGCATCGAAGAAGCGGCGGTCCGGGCCCAGGCTCGCATCGACAAGAGACAACAGGCGGTGGTGGGCGTCAACTGCTACGCCGCCGACCACGACGAGCCCCCGAGAATTCGTCGGATCGACAACCGAGACGCGCTGGCCCGGCAGCTGCAGCGCCTGGGCGAGATCAGGGCACAACGTGACGAGACCGGGGTCGAACACAGCATGGCCGCTCTCAGCCACGCGGCGGAAACCGGGTGCGACAACCTGGTCGCACTTGCCGTTCGCGCGGCGCGGGCGCGAGCCACGCTGGGCGAGATCAGCCTCGCGCTCGAGCGCGTATGGGGCAGACACGAGCCGGTCGTGCGTTCGGGCGCCGGCGTGTATGGTAATGAGATGGGCGCTACGTCGCACGCGCTGAGCGAGGTCCAGCGCCGGACGCGAGACTTCGCCGAGCTGCACGGAAGACGCCCGCGAATCCTGGTCGCGAAACTCGGTCAGGATGGTCACGATCGGGGAGCCAAGGTGATCGCGAGTGCCTTCACCGATCTCGGGTTCGATGTCGATCTTGGGCCGCTCTTTCAGACACCCGAGGAGGCGGCCCGCCAGGCTGTCGAAAACGACGTGCACATCGTGGGTGCAAGCTCGCTGGCGGCGGGTCATCTGGGTCTCATCCCGCAGCTGCGTGCGGCGTTGGATGCGTTTGGCCGCGACGACATCCTGATCGCGGTGGGAGGCGTGGTACCGGCACAAGACCACGACGTGTTGAAGCAACACGGCGCCAGTTGCATCTTTGGTCCAGGCACCGTCGTCGTGGAAGCCGCCAACGCATTGCTCGACCGGCTCGATCGGGAGCCAGGAGAGCCAGCGCGTCCGAGCGATCATGAATGAGACGCGCAGGCCGGGTAGCTCGCGGGCCACAGCGAGCCCGAGCGTCGAGCTCGCAAAGGCCATTCGGAGCGGGGATCGCACGGCGCTGGCAAGAGGCATTACCCTGGTCGAGAGCACCGCAGCCACCCATCGAGACCAGGCCGAACAGCTGCTTCAGCAGCTTCAAGGAGGCGCGCCCGATGCCTATCGAATCGGCATCACAGGCATGCCGGGCGTAGGCAAGAGCACGCTGATCGACGCGCTCGGAAGCAAACTGACCGCCACCGGATCCAAGGTGGCTGTCTTGGCCGTCGATCCCACCAGCACGCGCTCCGGTGGCAGCTTGCTCGCCGACAAGACCCGTATGAATCGACTCGCGAACGACCCGCACGCCTTTGTGAGGCCTTCACCCTCTGGCGCTGCCCCGGGCGGCGTGAGCGTGGCGACGCGCGAAGCGATCCTGCTGTGCGAGGCCGCGGGCTACGACCCCGTCTTCGTGGAAACCGTCGGCATCGGCCAGGCCGAAGCCGGCGTTGCTGCCATGGTCGACGTGCTGGTGCTGATGCTGCTGCCGGGAGCGGGCGACGAGCTTCAGGGTCTCAAGCGCGGCGTGCTCGAGCTGGCGGACGTGGTGCTCATCAACAAAGCCGACGGGAACCTGCATGCAGCCGCGCTCGCGGCGCAGCAGCACTACGCACACGCCCTTCGGATCGTGCGGGCGGCTGGCAGCGAACGCCACCGCTCCGGCCAGCACATCCTGACAACAAGCGCTCTGCGAGAGGCAGATGTCGAAGCGCTTTGGAACCAACTGAGCGCACTTCGCCGACGTTCCCTGCACAACGCGCACGCGGCACTGCGCGAGCAACGACTTCGAACCTGGCTCTGGCAGCAGCTCGAAAACCACGTGCTTGGCCGGCTGCACGGCGACGAGCAGCTGGCCGTGCGGGTCGATGCGCTGATCCTCGACGTCCTGGCGGATCGTACCCGGCCCAGCCAGGCCCGCAGTGAGCTGCTCGCCAGCCTGCCCGGATCAACCGGAGGAGCGCCCCGAGCCGAATCGCAGTGAGACCCGCTGGCCCGCATCGGCCGCCAGCTTCGAGCTCGATCGGCCGAGGAGCGCGTCTACGTGGGTCCCTTCACGTACCGGTCAAACCAACGCAGCTGCTCCCAAAGCACGTGCTCCACGCTCTCGCGCGCCCGGTAGCCATGATCCTCGTATGGGAGCAGAACCAGTCGGGCGGTGCCGCCCGAGCCGCGTACGGCCTCGAAGAAGACCTCGGACTGGAAGGTCAGCGTGCCCGGGTTGGAATCGGCGTCGCCATGGATGATCAGGACGGGCTCGTTGACCCTGTCCGCGAAGAATGTGGGCGAGAGTTGGATGTAGGCCTCGCGGGCTTCGAAGAGGGAGCGACGCTCCGACTGGAAGCCGAACGGCTGGTTGGTCTTGTTGTAGGAACCGCTGCGCGCGATCCCGGCGCTGAAGAGGTCGGTGTGCGCCAGGAGATTGGCCACCATGAGCCCGCCATGACTGTGACCCATCACCCCGATGCGCTTCGGGTCGGTCACACCGATCTCGATGGCCTTGGCCACCGCGGCCTCGGCATCCGCGACCAGCTGCGGAACGAAGGTGTCGTAG belongs to Pseudomonadota bacterium and includes:
- the nrdR gene encoding transcriptional regulator NrdR; its protein translation is MKCPFCTSVENRVIDSRLSHGGEVTRRRRECEGCQRRYTTYERVEQAVPLVVKKDGRREVFDRIKILAGLRRACEKRPISSDQLEELVDSIEQSLVDRTEKELPSSRIGQLVMEALREVDQVAYVRFASVYRSFKDIHEFMNELEQLLGRSER
- a CDS encoding cysteine desulfurase, with translation MTSIALAAGPAPSAVSSVTTEPRRADNVVYLDHHAATPLLPRVAAAMRAALEHGWANPSSVHAAGRQARRLLEESREQIAQALGARPANVVLTSGGTEACNLGLLGQCGLFGQRGLGGHGRSGAKRVLTTSCEHPAVSSCLEHLARTQGIDVATLQLPRGRPPDMAEFDAALGQGVDLVALQWVNHETGTVLPLENYLERCNARGVPSFVDATQALGKLRFDFGRLGATAAAVASHKIGGPPGAGAVCLRRNVELASTSWGGSQERGRRAGSPDLVAVAGFAAACSAIEDRVATMGRIRRLRDELEANLLGRGAQVNGGDYLRVDTVSNVSIEGGRSDELVAAMDLAGVCVASGAACSSGVVRASAVVGAMYPDEPWRAASALRFSLGPETQRSDMQAAVGAFTRVVAPMAPYPAESCSQQRAAR
- the ribD gene encoding bifunctional diaminohydroxyphosphoribosylaminopyrimidine deaminase/5-amino-6-(5-phosphoribosylamino)uracil reductase RibD, with translation MQDLDVAMMRLALAEARRGHPGPNPHVGALVARGSRVLARGHHRRAGEPHAEAVALKRAGRRARGATLYVTLEPCNHQGRTGPCVDAIVAAGISAVVAGCEDPAGHSLGGATRLQQAGVQVRTGVLVEPCRELVADFAKLVRTGMPWVTLKAAVTLDGRMATRTGDSKWITGLRARREAHRLRASHGAVLVGIGTVLVDDPVLTVRHVRGPDPLRVVLDSRLRTPPTARLASGPEASTLIFHAPDAYASRRLRLTSLAAVRLQPVPAARRGLRLRSALKALGRLGVMRVLVEGGPTMHGAFLDSGLADAAALFVAPRIIGDERARSFAEGRGVRRLEMAWRLRQPGIRRLGEDVMLSGKLEPGG
- a CDS encoding methylmalonyl-CoA mutase family protein — encoded protein: MPPTREARGRPLAASGADFPDQTLEQWLSSFRARPLPNRRGSGHVETPDGIRLEPLYARENAARPLATAAGRTPYGRGFRPPPPRWRGAQDYDEPDPAEARSRLQADRTRAITRAYLLFARPLRAGLDPDAAEAGQMPLDGLTCATASELCELLADSPGGPAEPEPFHVALQGGGNALGLAGVLIAAQGLRPPSGTELVCSFGSDPLTAAARDGELPFSLEECFNHSAALVAWSSEHGNARCVQVDATAYHDAGADAVLELGLMLATGVYYLRALHARGADPAHPSCGFDLLQALDADLFTGVAKLRAARLCWSGVLRAWGHPEAARHSALHARASRRMLTRYDPLVNLLRLSSASLASAFGGADSIALPPHDIRLAEQSAGARRWACDVPLIQRLEAHVSRVSDPGGGAFYLEHLSLQIARGAWRVLQEIEALGGMANCLVSGEVQRRVAQAREKRRGLFETLSLRITGITDHPWASETASAEPGAVSDDLRSATAARLARLLGAGRAAASLNRLRDRAGPALVEAAAEAASAGATLGEIAAAIGARQGGFRVDPLAPRHDADAFEMLRDAAWRTARDRKRPRALVLTLPGADRKREAFATNVLAMAPFDVAQMQLESTSWHRASAASPRRIRARITLPQRAAVLVCAQAAGLDLASLASNLREAGAAAVVWVGPASEVGVEQQGAFDAFLYEGCNVCRLLERLLRSTGARI
- the mnmA gene encoding tRNA 2-thiouridine(34) synthase MnmA, with protein sequence MTERVLVAMSGGVDSSVAAALLKERGFDLVGVTLHLWDAHGDQQVGRCCAPEDREDARRVCDQLAIPHYVIDERAAFTREVVHPFVRSNAAGLTPSPCSGCNRQVKLARLVELADRWAAAGLATGHYARVELDSTGMARLLRGRDSTKDQSYFLYGVQQDVLRRMRFVLGDMTKHEARQHALRLGLNNWNKPDSQQLCFVPDGKVSSFVRGRLEGPEADGDIVDTEGRRLGRHDGLSRFTVGQRRGLGISGGKPRYVLRILPATRTVVVGDEAGLYTKSLQATAATWLSPPPAEPFTAHVRVRHRHEPAGAVVTASARGFSVRFGVAQRAIAPGQAAVVYRGDEVLGGGTIVADTQPLPGPVRKASVACQ
- a CDS encoding hybrid sensor histidine kinase/response regulator produces the protein MARVLHIEDDRSSRVLVRKLLGAAGHEVIDAETGLQGIRMADSQRPDLVLVDINVPDLDGYEVTLRLRGIPALEHVPIVAITAEGDRETSLAVGADGFLTKPINAAQFPAQIRRFLAGHREQARDRRGHRLRSRSQKLAERLERKVAELSEANQRLEEMARLRSEFLRNISHEFATPMTPVVGYLRLLLDEEVGPLTQLQRKSLSQIHESTERLQRLIDTLLDLSTLETGRMHVYERDYDFCQVAARALDEIRSKCVRAKIDVVEQLPEEPLPARGDPDKLRRAMAHILDNAVKFTPRGGQMAIAVEVDPTDDRLLFSVADSGPGIPAKDMHKVFEAFFQVDGSPTRKYGGVGVGLAFARRVAEALGGSVQVQSPPKQPVAGRMLRGTQAVMSVRRMPAPASGASPSTA